From the genome of Synchiropus splendidus isolate RoL2022-P1 chromosome 17, RoL_Sspl_1.0, whole genome shotgun sequence, one region includes:
- the gemin5 gene encoding gem-associated protein 5, which produces MHERCLPPSPNWYCSRCSDVNSSGLFGVGAKNVIYLIEASATCCRVVGELVGHKNLVSGFSFCHHEGQRHMCVSSATDGTLLYWDAGSRTLLEEHAAHQNPVAAVHWSPVDKNLVVSGDEKGIVVCRWLHTRDTVSFFPEPRTIFCLTCSPHSWSCVAIGYKDGMIVLVDVSKKGQVTHRLRGHDDEIHSLVWCPLENQDSLFPGYSNTEVSDDQMSSYLASGSRDQTVRIWSTTKGKVVTTLKLPFLKKRGSAVDPSVKERLWLNVHWPSSRPMTLVTSCFGGELVTWDLSRLGKQRWTLLGTSGESQNHSRIVFNMSSVHLQDKDLLISTSMDREVKCWDLESLDCCWTLPTLGGFVYALTFAPVATGCLALGVGDNSIRVWNTLATQNQYETRTFWQGLKSKVTALSWHPLKEGSLSFGTDDGKVGIYDVFSNKPPQVSSSYHKRTVYTLAWGPPVPPLSFGAAGGKPTFSLYSCGGEGVILQHDPTKLSGDACDIDRLIRDTNNIKHKLSPHTDLTWKPDGKVVAIGNEDGCIEIYQAPNLKLLCSIQQHHKIINVLRWHHQHDQLHGLLASGSSNAVVYVHDLRSVIETPPEAPLVLTEPHRRLAGHTAKITNMAWSPHHSARLATVSYDGTAQVWDVLQEAPLANYRGHMSSLLCVDWSPVDPDLVWTGGKDFTLQEWRVSGQEFSRPPKGKKMVELQEKNKKKNTKKTSKKTSEPAADNNAGSGPVAPEASDEDDASSASSSAPPPVAAVKSRDRANRVPVSDINQLKKKKARSMLPITSSMDNRPKEDLLQDCVILAQVTHGPAPPAGCTPGQGDHIHLGLFSDRPALIRLLQEEEQGHLDAGHLDSVVYLRLWSGDLEGALQLATERGELNDHLLSIAPMAGFRIWSRAVDSYVQQLCLQEQHLKAASHLLSINKVQQAIELLRDHKLYREAVALARARLPADDPVLTELYSLWGSALEKSGHFSAAAKCFIATGSTFDAAKVVARKNDPASLRAAAALARISGEEVLARSLALRCAKDLAASHDWVQAQEVLSLQPGMLAHRLHLCVAELLTIELDPPTTTRVSSHCWAAPGPGLFLDRIKDVWDRHFGVSRDSYGPCGVESLLQELQSVESPEPSANTPLRQVILQVSLHLSRSILTSLLDDPGQSVKDLWRAVSWLMDSGHWGHCARLCIILFPGNTQVGSGPQVTEVSEDAGAASSSLQALVYYHRLYQICWTGSAGPARIQNGHPASDVDTCPEDQVQNGVQEPPLSLDFDLLLLLSEPHAACQSCLKSMTRIREQLGQMVLQHSLVQPEDLKESQDKRAAAEQSANEPESFLSLSMKMSELQKQLDDVPDTIKLFSRPDVMECSLVLLHLSRTSPSVPEALQNRAKDLLQRYGTDPAILKAAKRFLH; this is translated from the exons ATGCACGAACggtgtctccctccctctccgaACTGGTACTGCTCCCGCTGCAGTGACGTCAACAGCAGCGGTTTGTTCGGTGTCGGAGCTAAAAATGTCATTTACCTGATAGAAGCCTCTGCGACCTGCTGCAGAGTCGTGG GTGAACTGGTCGGTCACAAGAACCTGGTGTCCGGCTTTTCCTTCTGCCATCACGAGGGTCAGCGTCACATGTGCGTCAGCTCTGCCACTGATGGGACTCTGCTCTACTGGGACGCGGGCTCCAGGACCCTGCTGGAGGAGCACGCAGCGCATCAG AACCCAGTGGCGGCAGTGCACTGGTCCCCAGTGGATAAGAACCTGGTGGTGTCGGGGGACGAGAAGGGAATTGTGGTGTGTCGCTGGCTTCACACTAGAGACACTGTCAGCTTCTTTCCTGAGCCCAGAACCATCTTCTGCCTGACCTGCTCGCCACATTCATGGAGCTGCGTCGCCATCGG GTACAAAGATGGCATGATCGTGTTGGTGGACGTCAGTAAGAAAGGTCAGGTGACGCACCGTCTCCGCGGACATGACGACGAGATCCACTCGCTGGTTTGGTGTCCGCTGGAGAACCAAGACTCCTTGTTCCCCGGCTACAGCAACACAGAAG tCTCGGACGATCAGATGAGCAGCTACCTGGCTTCTGGAAGCAGAGACCAGACAGTGAGGATCTGGAGCACCACAAAGGGCAAAG TTGTGACGACTTTGAAGCTCCCGTTCCTGAAGAAGCGAGGCTCGGCTGTCGACCCCTCGGTCAAAGAGAGGCTATGGCTCAACGTCCACTGGCCCAGCAGTCGACCCATGACCCTGGTCACCAGCTGCTTCGG AGGCGAGCTGGTGACGTGGGACTTGTCCCGGCTGGGGAAACAGAGGTGGACTCTGCTGGGGACGTCGGGCGAGAGTCAGAACCACAGCAGGATCGTCTTCAACATGAGTTCTGTGCACCTGCAGGACAAAGATCTGCTCATCAGCACCTCCATGGACCGCGAG GTCAAGTGTTGGGACCTGGAGAGTCTGGACTGCTGCTGGACGCTGCCCACGCTGGGCGGCTTCGTCTACGCTCTAACCTTCGCCCCCGTGGCCACCGGGTGCCTGGCGCTGGGTGTGGGGGACAACAGCATCCGGGTCTGGAACACACTGGCCACACAGAACCAGTACGAGACCAGAACCTTCTGGCAGGGACTCAAGTCCAAAGTGACCGCG CTGTCATGGCATCCTCTGAAGGAAGGATCCTTGTCATTTGGAACGGACGACGGGAAGGTGGGGATCTACGATGTCTTCTCTAACAA GCCTCCTCAGGTGTCCAGCTCCTACCACAAGAGGACGGTCTACACTCTGGCGTGGGGACCTCCAGTTCCCCCACTGTCCTTCG GTGCTGCAGGAGGAAAACCGACCTTCAGCTTGTACAGCTGCGGCGGTGAAGGCGTCATCCTGCAACACGATCCGACCAAACTGAGCGGCGATGCGTGCGACATCGACAGGCTGATCCGAGACACCAACAACATCAAG CACAAACTGTCTCCTCACACCGACCTCACCTGGAAGCCAGATGGGAAAGTCGTCGCCATTGGCAACGAGGACGG GTGTATCGAGATCTACCAGGCTCCCAACCTGAAGCTGCTCTGCAGCATCCAGCAGCACCACAAGATCATCAACGTGCTCCGGTGGCACCACCAGCACGACCAGCTGCACGGCCTCCTGGCCTCAGGCTCCAGCAATGCCGTCGTCTACGTGCACGACCTGCGCTCGGTGATCG AGACCCCTCCTGAGGCTCCGCTGGTGCTGACTGAGCCGCACCGCAGGTTAGCGGGTCACACAGCCAAGATCACCAACATGGCCTGGAGTCCTCACCACAGCGCCCGGCTCGCCACCGTGTCGTACGACGGGACGGCTCAG GTGTGGGACGTCCTGCAGGAGGCGCCGCTCGCCAACTACCGCGGTCACATGAGCAGCCTGCTGTGTGTGGACTGGTCGCCCGTGGACCCGGATCTGGTCTGGACCGGAGGGAAGGACTTCACGCTGCAGGAGTGGAGGGTCTCTGGGCAGGAGTTCAGCAGACCTCCCAAGG GTAAGAAGatggtggagctgcaggagaagaacaagaagaagaacacGAAAAAGACGAGCAAGAAGACGTCAGAACCGGCGGCAGACAACAACGCTGGCTCGGGCCCGGTGGCTCCGGAGGcgtctgatgaagacgacgccAGCTCCGCCAGCAGCTCCGCCCCTCCCCCCGTGGCTGCGGTCAAGAGCAGAGATCGAGCTAACCGTGTGCCTGTGTCAGACATAAaccagctgaagaagaagaaggctcGCTCCATGCTGCCCATCACCTCGTCCATGGACAACCGCCCGAAAGAagacctgctgcaggactgtgtCATCCTGGCGCAGGTGACTCatggtccag cgcctcctgctggctgcACACCCGGCCAAGGGGATCATATCCACCTGGGTCTGTTCTCGGACCGTCCGGCTCTGATCCGCCTGCTGCAGGAGGAAG AGCAGGGTCACCTGGACGCTGGACACCTGGACTCTGTGGTCTACCTGCGGCTGTGGAGTGGCGACCtggagggggcgctgcagcTGGCCACGGAGAGAGGAGAGCTCAATGACCATCTGCTCTCTATCGCCCCCATGG CTGGATTCAGGATCTGGTCTCGGGCGGTGGACTCATACGTGCAGCAGCTGTGTCTACAGGAGCAGCACCTGAAGGCGGCTTCACACTTGCTGTCCATCAACAAGGTGCAGCAAGCCATCGAACTGCTGCGAGACCACAAGCTGTACCGGGAGGCCGTCGCCCTGGCCAGAGCCCGCCTGCCTGCGGACGACCCGGTTCTGACAGAGCTCTACTCCCTCTGGGGCTCGGCCCTGGAGAAGTCGGGTCATTTCTCGGCTGCAGCTAAATG CTTCATCGCCACAGGCTCCACGTTTGACGCCGCCAAAGTGGTGGCCCGAAAGAACGACCCGGCCTCACtgagggctgctgctgctctggccCGGATCTCAGGCGAGGAAGTTCTGGCCCGGTCACTAGCGCTCCGATGTGCCAAAGATCTGGCTGCCTCTCACGACTGGGTTCAAGCTCAGGAGGTGTTGAGCTTGCAGCCCGGCATGCTG GCACATCGCTTGCATTTGTGCGTGGCCGAGCTGCTCACCATAGAGCTGGACCCTCCGACTACCACCCGggtctccagtcactgctggGCGGCACCAGGTCCGGGTCTATTTTTGGACCGGATCAAAGACGTATGGGACCGGCACTTTGGTGTCTCTAGGGATTCGTATGGACCCTGTGGGGTTGAatctctgctgcaggagctccAGAGTGTTGAGAGTCCAGAACCCAGCGCCAACACTCCACTCcgacag GTCATCCTGCAGGTGTCGCTGCACCTATCCCGCAGCATCCTGACCAGCCTGCTGGATGACCCGGGACAGTCGGTGAAGGATTTATGGCGCGCCGTGTCCTGGCTGATGGACTCGGGACACTGGGGTCACTGTGCTCGGCTCTGCATCATTCTCTTCCCAG GAAACACCCAAGTTGGGTCTGGTCCACAAGTCACAGAGGTTTCTGAAGATGCAGGAGCTGCCAGCTCCAGCCTTCAGGCTCTAGTCTACTACCATCGACTCTACCAGATCTGTTGGACGGGCTCCGCTGGACCTGCCAGGATCCAGAACGGACATCCTGCTTCTGATGTGGACACATGTCCTGAAGACCAGGTCCAGAATGGTGTTCAAGAACCGCCACTCAGCTTGGACTTTGACCTGTTGCTGCTTCTGTCGGAGCCCCACGCCGCCTGTCAGAGCTGCCTCAAGTCCATGACGCGGATCAGAGAGCAGTTGGGCCAGATGGTTCTGCAGCACAGCCTGGTCCAGCCAGAGGACCTGAAGGAGAGTCAGGACAAGCGTGCCGCTGCAGAACAGAG CGCCAATGAGCCCGAGTCATTCCTCTCACTGTCCATGAAGATGTCTGAACTTCAGAAGCAGCTGGATGATGTGCCCGACACCATAAAG CTCttctctcgtccagatgttatgGAATGTTCCCTGGTCCTGCTGCACCTCAGCAGAACCTCGCCCTCCGTGCCTGAGGCCCTGCAGAACCGCGCCAAAGACCTGCTGCAGCGATACGGCACCGACCCGGCAATTCTGAAGGCAGCGAAGAGATTCCTGCACTGA
- the cnot8 gene encoding CCR4-NOT transcription complex subunit 8: MPAALTDSSQLICEVWASNMEDEMRKIRQIIQSYNFIAMDTEFPGVVVRPIGEFRSTVDYQYQLLRCNVDLLKIIQLGLTFMNEDGDHPPGTTTWQFNFKFNLTEDMYSQDSIDLLQNSGLQFKKHEEEGIDTLYFAELLMTSGLVLCENVKWLSFHSGYDFGYLVKLLTDARLPEEEHDFFQILNLFFPAIYDVKYLMKSCKNLKGGLQEVADQLELKRIGRQHQAGSDSLLTGMAFFRMKELFFEDNIDDAKYCGRLYGLGSGSTQPQNGISSSSQEETNNKH; encoded by the exons ATGCCAGCCGCACTTACAGATTCCAGCCAGTTAATCTGTGAGGTCTGGGCCAGCAACATGGAGGACGAGATGAGGAAAATTCGGCAGATCATTCAGAGCTACAATTTCATCGCTATG GACACCGAATTCCCCGGGGTCGTGGTGCGGCCCATTGGCGAATTCCGCAGCACGGTGGATTACCAGTACCAGCTGCTGCGTTGCAACGTGGACCTGCTGAAGATCATCCAGCTAGGCCTCACGTTCATGAACGAGGATGGAGACCACCCCCCCGGCACCACCACATGGCAGTTCAACTTCAAGTTCAACCTCAC AGAAGACATGTACTCGCAGGACTCCATAGACCTGCTGCAGAACTCCGGCCTGCAGTTTAAGAagcatgaagaagaaggaaTCGACACACTGTACTTTGCCGAACTGCTCATGACGTCCGGTCTGGTTCTGTGTGAGAACGTGAAGTGGCTCTCCTTCCACAG CGGCTACGACTTCGGCTACCTGGTGAAGCTGCTGACGGATGCTCGGCTGCCAGAAGAAGAGCACGACTTCTTCCAGATCCTCAACCTCTTCTTCCCGGCCATCTACGACGTCAAGTACCTGATGAAGAGCTGCAAGAACCTCAAG ggCGGACTGCAGGAGGTGGCGGaccagctggagctgaagaGGATCGGGAGGCAGCATCAAGCGGGATCTGACTCGCTGCTGACCGGGATGGCCTTTTTCAGGATGAAAGAG CTTTTCTTTGAGGACAACATCGATGACGCCAAGTACTGCGGGAGGCTCTACGGGCTCGGTTCTGGATCCACTCAACCTCAGAACGGCATCTCCAGCTCAAGCCAGGAGGAGACCAATAACAAGCACTGA
- the fam114a2 gene encoding protein FAM114A2 has protein sequence MSDIEESGSEVAPAEASDTQSPTSLGSPSSPDVATDVAPTRRARRRPEPKPAEVVEEKSPEEEQPAKTPTETTVAQGGWGSWGSWGKSLLSTATATVATVGQGLSQVIEKAETSLGIPSPTELSAQVEEEEREQMESSAEAGLDAADGASAVESAMGMLTSLTSAVQITGKTVLSGGLDALEFIGKKTMDVIAEGDPGFKKTKGLMNRNLTLSQVLREAKEREEQQTEDESMSEKKPLAHYGVLFDQFQGLSHLEALEILSRDSESKVKSVLTTLSGDEQQQLREDLKLIKDSFSMMDFDDDELDEKHDQDGSEFQKELEEVLEGITVSGPVDKLCKASKDARNQALVSTGEGEDQRMTTVEDIHAAGIRSLAELTAGSIELFHKLAEMILTSRVDPAASVLSQLTVVLCRELSLLSRKFTSSLTSAASNEKGDVLNPLITGVFLEASNSVSYIQDAFQLLRPILEVSHIQRRSLTTE, from the exons ATGTCGGACATTGAAGAAAGCGGCTCTGAGGTGGCTCCTGCTGAGGCGTCCGACACCCAGTCTCCAACCTCCCTGGGCTCTCCCAGCTCCCCAGACGTGGCGACAGATGTGGCCCCCACCAGAAGAGCCAGGAGGAGACCAGAACCTAAACCTGCAGAGGTGGTGGAAGAGAAATCCCCGGAAGAGGAGCAGCCAGCGAAG ACTCCGACTGAGACCACTGTTGCTCAGGGAGGGTGGGGCAGCTGGGGCAGCTGGGGCAAATCCCTGTTGTCCACAGCAACAGCCACCGTCGCAACTGTGG GTCAGGGACTCAGTCAGGTGATCGAGAAAGCAGAGACCTCACTGGGAATCCCTAGTCCCACGGAGCTGTCGGcccaagtggaggaggaggagagagaacagATGG AGTCCAGCGCAGAAGCAGGCCTGGATGCAGCAGACGGTGCGTCAGCGGTGGAAAGTGCGATGGGAATGCTGACCTCCCTCACCAGCGCGGTCCAGATCACG GGGAAGACCGTGCTTAGCGGAGGTCTGGACGCTCTGGAGTTTATTGGTAAGAAGACCATGGATGTGATCGCTGAGGGAGACCCTGGTTTCAAGAAGACCAAAGGGCTTATGAATAGAAACCTTACGCTGTCTCAG GTGTTGCGGGAGGCAAAGGAGCGTGAGGAGCAGCAGACGGAGGACGAGTCCATGTCGGAGAAGAAGCCTTTGGCTCACTACGGCGTCTTGTTTGACCAGTTCCAGGGTCTGTCCCACCTAGAGGCTCTAGAGATCCTGTCCCGGGACAGCGAGTCCAAG GTGAAGTCGGTGCTGACCACTCTGTCAGGggacgagcagcagcagctgcgtgAGGATCTGAAGCTCATCAAAGACTCGTTCTCCATGATGGACTTCGATGACGACGAGCTGGATGAGAAGCACG ACCAGGACGGGTCTGAGTTCCAGAAGGAGCTGGAAGAGGTGCTGGAAGGGATCACTGTTTCGGGCCCTGTGGACAAACTGTGCAAG GCTTCTAAGGATGCTCGTAACCAGGCCCTGGTCTCCACTGGAGAAGGTGAGGACCAGAGGATGACAACTGTGGAG GACATCCACGCCGCAGGGATCAGGAGTCTGGCTGAGCTCACAGCCGGATCCATCGAGCTCTTCCACAAGCTGGCCGAGATGATTTTAACCTCCAGAGTTGATCCAGCTGCCTCTGTGCTGTCCCA GTTGACCGTCGTCCTGTGTCGGGAGCTGTCACTGCTGTCCAGGAAGTTCACCTCCAGCCTGACATCAGCTGCT TCCAACGAGAAGGGCGATGTTCTGAACCCGCTTATCACCGGAGTCTTCCTGGAG GCCTCCAACAGCGTGTCCTACATCCAGGACGCCTTCCAGCTGCTCCGGCCCATCCTGGAGGTTTCCCACATCCAGAGACGATCACTAACAACCGAGTGA
- the LOC128748412 gene encoding adapter molecule crk-like: MAGNFDAGDRDSWYWGRLSRQEAVSRLQGQRHGVFLVRDSITIPGDYVLSVSENSKVSHYIINSISNNRQMGSGLAPPRFRIGDQEFDALPALLEFYKIHYLDTTTLIEPISRAKHGGVITTSPVAPQKSEEVEFVRALFDFPGNDDEDLPFRKGDVLRVLEKPEEQWWNAANQEGRIGMIPVPYVERYRPASPTANSMGAAGAGTGHGGPDAGPDGTVSLQGNPLGDPGQYAQPVVNTQLPNLQNGPVYARAIQKRVPNAYDKTALALEVGDMVKVTKINVNGQWEGECKGKRGHFPFTHVRLLEQHQPDDES; encoded by the exons ATGGCCGGTAATTTCGATGCTGGGGACCGTGATAGCTGGTACTGGGGGAGGCTGAGCCGCCAGGAAGCGGTGTCCCGGCTGCAGGGCCAGCGGCACGGCGTGTTCCTGGTGCGCGACTCCATCACCATCCCCGGAGACTACGTGCTGTCCGTGTCTGAGAACTCCAAAGTCTCCCATTATATCATCAACAGCATCAGCAACAACCGGCAGATGGGCTCAG GTTTAGCGCCTCCTCGGTTTCGGATCGGGGACCAGGAATTCGATGCACTGCCTGCCCTACTGGAGTTCTACAAGATCCACTACCTGGACACCACCACGCTGATAGAGCCCATCAGCAGAGCCAAACATGGCGGGGTCATCACCACCTCGCCTGTTGCCCCCCAGAAGTCCGAGGAGGTGGAATTTGTGCGGGCGCTGTTTGATTTTCCCGGCAACGATGACGAGGACCTTCCATTCCGTAAAGGCGATGTGCTGCGAGTGCTGGAGAAGCCGGAGGAGCAGTGGTGGAACGCCGCGAACCAGGAGGGCCGAATTGGGATGATTCCTGTTCCGTACGTGGAGCGGTACCGACCCGCCTCGCCCACGGCCAACAGCATGGGCGCTGCCGGTGCTGGGACTGGACACGGAGGGCCCGACGCAGGGCCAGACGGAACGGTGTCTCTGCAGGGCAACCCTCTGGGTGACCCAGGCCAGTACGCTCAGCCTGTGGTCAACACCCAGCTTCCAAACCTGCAGAACGGGCCGGTCTATGCCCGAGCGATTCAGAAAAGGGTTCCAAACGCCTATGACAAGACGGCGCTGGCTCTGGAG GTGGGCGACATGGTCAAAGTGACCAAGATCAACGTGAACGGGCAGTGGGAGGGCGAGTGCAAGGGCAAGCGAGGCCACTTCCCCTTCACTCATGTGCGTCTGCTGGAGCAGCACCAGCCAGACGACGAGAGCTGA
- the LOC128748962 gene encoding 14-3-3 protein epsilon-like isoform X2 has product MSGAMSREDHVFRAKLAEQAERYDEMVESMKDVAQCGIELTVEERNLLSVAYKNVIGARRASWRIISSMENKDDGANAAKSTMLKEYKKRVETELNDICNEILCVLKNNLIPNAKQGESKVFYYKMMGDYYRYLAEFTTDAEKKDVSDKSLAAYKQALETAGEELPSTHPIRLGLALNFSVFYYEILNTPEEACKLAKTAFDDAIAELDQLNEESYKDSTLIMQLLRDNLTLWTSDMQAGDD; this is encoded by the exons ATGTCGGGCGCCATGAGCAGGGAAGACCACGTATTCCGGGCTAAACTTGCCGAGCAAGCGGAGCGATATGACG AAATGGTGGAGTCTATGAAAGATGTGGCCCAGTGTGGCATCGAACTCACCGTGGAGGAGCGGAACCTGTTGTCAGTGGCCTACAAGAATGTGATCGGAGCCAGAAGAGCATCCTGGAGGATCATCAGCAGCATGGAGAACAAGGACGACGGTGCCAACGCCGCCAAGAGCACAATGCTTAAAGAATACAAGAAGAGG GTGGAGACAGAGCTGAATGATATCTGCAACGAAATCCTGTGCGTTCTGAAAAACAACCTGATCCCAAACGCAAAGCAGGGAGAGTCCAAAGTTTTCTACTATAAAAT GATGGGAGACTACTACCGGTACCTCGCCGAGTTCACCACAGATGCGGAGAAGAAGGACGTCAGCGATAAGAGTTTGGCGGCGTACAAACAAGCGCTAGAAACCGCTGGCGAGGAGCTTCCGTCAACGCACCCGATCCGCCTGGGACTGGCCCTTAACTTCTCCGTCTTCTACTATGAAATTCTCAACACTCCTGAAGAGGCCTGCAA GCTGGCAAAGACGGCGTTTGACGACGCCATTGCCGAGCTTGACCAGCTGAACGAGGAAAGCTACAAGGATTCTACTCTGATCATGCAGCTGTTGCGTGACAACCTCACGCTCTGGACCTCAGACATGCAGGCAGGAGATG ATTAA
- the LOC128748962 gene encoding uncharacterized protein LOC128748962 isoform X1, with product MSGAMSREDHVFRAKLAEQAERYDEMVESMKDVAQCGIELTVEERNLLSVAYKNVIGARRASWRIISSMENKDDGANAAKSTMLKEYKKRVETELNDICNEILCVLKNNLIPNAKQGESKVFYYKMMGDYYRYLAEFTTDAEKKDVSDKSLAAYKQALETAGEELPSTHPIRLGLALNFSVFYYEILNTPEEACKLAKTAFDDAIAELDQLNEESYKDSTLIMQLLRDNLTLWTSDMQAGDGQEQTTDVAQEAVDPQ from the exons ATGTCGGGCGCCATGAGCAGGGAAGACCACGTATTCCGGGCTAAACTTGCCGAGCAAGCGGAGCGATATGACG AAATGGTGGAGTCTATGAAAGATGTGGCCCAGTGTGGCATCGAACTCACCGTGGAGGAGCGGAACCTGTTGTCAGTGGCCTACAAGAATGTGATCGGAGCCAGAAGAGCATCCTGGAGGATCATCAGCAGCATGGAGAACAAGGACGACGGTGCCAACGCCGCCAAGAGCACAATGCTTAAAGAATACAAGAAGAGG GTGGAGACAGAGCTGAATGATATCTGCAACGAAATCCTGTGCGTTCTGAAAAACAACCTGATCCCAAACGCAAAGCAGGGAGAGTCCAAAGTTTTCTACTATAAAAT GATGGGAGACTACTACCGGTACCTCGCCGAGTTCACCACAGATGCGGAGAAGAAGGACGTCAGCGATAAGAGTTTGGCGGCGTACAAACAAGCGCTAGAAACCGCTGGCGAGGAGCTTCCGTCAACGCACCCGATCCGCCTGGGACTGGCCCTTAACTTCTCCGTCTTCTACTATGAAATTCTCAACACTCCTGAAGAGGCCTGCAA GCTGGCAAAGACGGCGTTTGACGACGCCATTGCCGAGCTTGACCAGCTGAACGAGGAAAGCTACAAGGATTCTACTCTGATCATGCAGCTGTTGCGTGACAACCTCACGCTCTGGACCTCAGACATGCAGGCAGGAGATG GTCAGGAGCAGACCACAGACGTGGCACAAGAAGCAGTAGATCCCCAGTGA